From Arachis stenosperma cultivar V10309 chromosome 2, arast.V10309.gnm1.PFL2, whole genome shotgun sequence, one genomic window encodes:
- the LOC130958441 gene encoding probable leucine-rich repeat receptor-like protein kinase At1g35710 isoform X1: MVAKCSNCALLIIAVVLLFSTTGSYRIFPPNAPNLTTVEPPSSSFNNSERQALIQSGWWGSHHAIDPNHCYWRGVSCDDAGSVVGIYGWELNYESKLLQLQTLNFTAFPNLVSMSLDGMGLTGSIPKEIGTVTKLSYLVLSNNSLHGKLPPTLSNLTQLEFLYVSFNSLSGIIPSTFSLLENLIVLELDSNQIEGPIPLQIGNLSNLIKLNLSHNLLNGSIPFTLGQSKNLIYLNLDSNQIEGHIPIEIGNLKQLQILNLSSNYLSGQIPLQIEALVSLQELYIDFNQINGSIPSEFQNLINLHTLYLSHNMISGVIPPKLFQLPNLVSLHLSNNQLGRNIPSEIRNLDFLCDVNLSNNKLEGLIPSPILNCFMSFGKVDFSNNLLSGNIPSKIGYVDKLDMSHNLLSGSIPFLSISDNPYIPWREYSLSSLDLSYNNLTGILPVELTTIPYINLSFNFFECPQGCKGFHAKSLIGNTPRSVNSSVQVQKTEKPRNLIVIALPITCCFLFIIFVGILCYIRCTNKVKFEQSSKKDGDLFSIWNYDGKIAFEDIIEATQDFDIRHCIGTGAYGSVYKAQLPSGKIVALKKLHQRESQNPSFDKSFRNEIKMLSQIRHRNIVKLHGFCLHNRCMFLVYEYMERGSLFYALSMDDDEAKELSWSKMVNIISGTANALAYMHHDCFPPIVHRDVTSNNILLNSELHAVVSDFGTARLLDPDSSNQTLQVGTYGYLAPELAYTMTVTEKCDVYSFGVVALETLMGRHPGVLILSLFNSSNKYIMIKDLLDSRIRLPLCQRDTQAIVQVLTLALACLRSDPKSRPSMQQVAYELSNFEQSSLSLSFSEISVFQLIA; this comes from the exons atggTGGCAAAGTGTAGTAACTGTGCTTTACTGATTATAGCAGTGGTGCTTTTGTTTTCTACCACAGGCTCTTATAGGATATTCCCACCAAATGCACCCAACCTCACCACCGTGGAGCCGCCTTCCTCTTCCTTCAATAATTCGGAAAGACAGGCATTGATTCAGAGTGGCTGGTGGGGTAGTCATCACGCCATTGACCCAAACCATTGCTATTGGCGGGGCGTTAGCTGCGACGATGCTGGAAGTGTTGTAGGGATTTACGGATGGGAATTGAATTACGAATCCAAATTATTGCAGCTACAGACCTTGAACTTCACGGCCTTCCCCAATTTGGTTTCTATGAGTCTTGATGGAATGGGGCTTACCGGAAGCATCCCCAAAGAAATTGGTACTGTTACAAAGCTTTCTTATCTTGTTTTGTCGAATAATAGTCTTCATGGTAAACTGCCTCCAACACTTTCAAATCTTACTCAGCTTGAGTTCCTTTATGTTTCTTTTAATTCTCTTAGTGGCATCATTCCTTCTACTTTTAGTCTATTGGAGAATTTGATCGTTCTCGAGTTAGATTCAAATCAAATTGAAGGTCCCATACCACTACAAATAGGGAATTTGAGTAATCTTATAAAGTTGAATCTTTCACACAATTTACTCAATGGTTCAATTCCTTTTACCTTGGGACAATCAAAGAATTTGATATATCTCAACTTAGATTCAAATCAAATTGAAGGACATATACCAATAGAAATAggaaatttgaaacaattacaAATATTAAATCTTTCAAGTAACTATCTCTCTGGTCAAATACCTCTTCAAATAGAAGCATTGGTGTCTTTACAGGAGTTATACATAGACTTCAATCAAATAAATGGTTCCATTCCTTCGGAGTTTCAAAATTTGATCAATTTACACACTTTGTATCTTTCTCATAATATGATATCTGGTGTTATACCACCTAAGCTGTTTCAGCTCCCGAATTTGGTCTCTCTTCATCTTTCTAACAATCAATTAGGTAGAAACATACCATCAGAgataagaaatcttgattttctCTGTGACGTAAACCTATCTAATAACAAGTTAGAAGGATTGATCCCATCTCCAATACTAAACTGTTTCATGAGTTTTGGGAAAGTAGACTTCAGTAATAATTTGTTAAGTGGAAATATTCCTTCAAAAATCGGTTATGTTGATAAACTTGACATGAGTCACAATCTTCTTAGTGGTAGCATACCTTTTTTGTCCATTAGTGATAATCCTTATATTCCTTGGAGAGAATATTCTTTATCAAGTTTGGATCTTAGCTATAATAATCTCACGGGTATCTTACCTGTAGAACTTACAACTATACCTTATATAAATTTGTCATTTAACTTTTTTGAATGTCCACAAGGCTGCAAAGGTTTTCATGCAAAATCATTAATTGGTAATACTCCAAGGTCTGTCAATTCTTCCGTTCAAGTTCAAAAAACCGAAAAACCAAGGAACCTAATTGTAATTGCTCTTCCCATCACTTGTTGCTTTCTCTTTATCATTTTTGTGGGCATATTATGTTATATTCGATGCACCAATAAAGTTAAATTTGAACAAAGTTCAAAAAAGGATGGAGACTTGTTTTCCATATGGAACTATGATGGGAAAATTGCATTTGAAGACATCATCGAAGCAACACAGGATTTTGATATTAGACACTGCATAGGAACTGGCGCTTATGGCAGTGTGTACAAAGCCCAACTTCCAAGTGGCAAAATTGTTGCATTGAAGAAACTTCACCAAAGAGAGTCACAAAATCCATCTTTTGACAAGAGCTTCCGCAACGAGATTAAGATGTTATCACAAATTCGTCATAGAAACATTGTCAAGCTTCATGGATTTTGTCTCCACAATCGGTGCATGTTTTTGGTATACGAATACATGGAACGAGGAAGCTTATTTTATGCCTTAAGcatggatgatgatgaggctAAGGAGCTAAGTTGGAGCAAAATGGTGAATATCATTAGTGGAACAGCTAATGCTTTGGCATACATGCATCATGACTGTTTCCCACCGATAGTTCATAGAGATGTAACAAGCAACAACATTTTGTTGAACTCAGAGTTGCATGCTGTTGTCTCGGACTTCGGAACTGCTAGACTTCTTGATCCTGATTCTTCAAATCAAACATTACAAGTTGGAACGTATGGATACCTTGCACCAG AATTGGCCTATACAATGACTGTGACAGAAAAGTGCGATGTTTACAGCTTTGGAGTGGTGGCATTGGAAACATTAATGGGAAGACATCCAGGAGTTCTAATATTGTCATTGTTCAACTCGTCTAACAAATACATAATGATAAAAGATCTCTTGGATTCACGCATCCGCTTACCATTATGTCAAAGAGACACTCAAGCTATAGTTCAAGTGCTGACATTGGCATTGGCATGCTTGCGCTCTGATCCAAAGTCAAGACCATCAATGCAGCAAGTGGCATATGAACTTTCTAATTTTGAACAATCATCATTGTCTTTGTCCTTTTCTGAAATCTCAGTTTTTCAGTTGATAGCTTAA
- the LOC130958441 gene encoding MDIS1-interacting receptor like kinase 2-like isoform X3 encodes MVAKCSNCALLIIAVVLLFSTTGSYRIFPPNAPNLTTVEPPSSSFNNSERQALIQSGWWGSHHAIDPNHCYWRGVSCDDAGSVVGIYGWELNYESKLLQLQTLNFTAFPNLVSMSLDGMGLTGSIPKEIGTGAYGSVYKAQLPSGKIVALKKLHQRESQNPSFDKSFRNEIKMLSQIRHRNIVKLHGFCLHNRCMFLVYEYMERGSLFYALSMDDDEAKELSWSKMVNIISGTANALAYMHHDCFPPIVHRDVTSNNILLNSELHAVVSDFGTARLLDPDSSNQTLQVGTYGYLAPELAYTMTVTEKCDVYSFGVVALETLMGRHPGVLILSLFNSSNKYIMIKDLLDSRIRLPLCQRDTQAIVQVLTLALACLRSDPKSRPSMQQVAYELSNFEQSSLSLSFSEISVFQLIA; translated from the exons atggTGGCAAAGTGTAGTAACTGTGCTTTACTGATTATAGCAGTGGTGCTTTTGTTTTCTACCACAGGCTCTTATAGGATATTCCCACCAAATGCACCCAACCTCACCACCGTGGAGCCGCCTTCCTCTTCCTTCAATAATTCGGAAAGACAGGCATTGATTCAGAGTGGCTGGTGGGGTAGTCATCACGCCATTGACCCAAACCATTGCTATTGGCGGGGCGTTAGCTGCGACGATGCTGGAAGTGTTGTAGGGATTTACGGATGGGAATTGAATTACGAATCCAAATTATTGCAGCTACAGACCTTGAACTTCACGGCCTTCCCCAATTTGGTTTCTATGAGTCTTGATGGAATGGGGCTTACCGGAAGCATCCCCAAAGAAATTG GAACTGGCGCTTATGGCAGTGTGTACAAAGCCCAACTTCCAAGTGGCAAAATTGTTGCATTGAAGAAACTTCACCAAAGAGAGTCACAAAATCCATCTTTTGACAAGAGCTTCCGCAACGAGATTAAGATGTTATCACAAATTCGTCATAGAAACATTGTCAAGCTTCATGGATTTTGTCTCCACAATCGGTGCATGTTTTTGGTATACGAATACATGGAACGAGGAAGCTTATTTTATGCCTTAAGcatggatgatgatgaggctAAGGAGCTAAGTTGGAGCAAAATGGTGAATATCATTAGTGGAACAGCTAATGCTTTGGCATACATGCATCATGACTGTTTCCCACCGATAGTTCATAGAGATGTAACAAGCAACAACATTTTGTTGAACTCAGAGTTGCATGCTGTTGTCTCGGACTTCGGAACTGCTAGACTTCTTGATCCTGATTCTTCAAATCAAACATTACAAGTTGGAACGTATGGATACCTTGCACCAG AATTGGCCTATACAATGACTGTGACAGAAAAGTGCGATGTTTACAGCTTTGGAGTGGTGGCATTGGAAACATTAATGGGAAGACATCCAGGAGTTCTAATATTGTCATTGTTCAACTCGTCTAACAAATACATAATGATAAAAGATCTCTTGGATTCACGCATCCGCTTACCATTATGTCAAAGAGACACTCAAGCTATAGTTCAAGTGCTGACATTGGCATTGGCATGCTTGCGCTCTGATCCAAAGTCAAGACCATCAATGCAGCAAGTGGCATATGAACTTTCTAATTTTGAACAATCATCATTGTCTTTGTCCTTTTCTGAAATCTCAGTTTTTCAGTTGATAGCTTAA
- the LOC130958493 gene encoding probable leucine-rich repeat receptor-like protein kinase At1g35710: protein MVAKYSNFALLVTAVVLVFSTTTSYRIFPPNAPNLTTAAAASSFFNNSERQALIQSGWWSHDHSDLNHCKWTGISCDRAGRSVEEIHGWELIIISESLWLQNLNLTAFPNLVHLYLDEMGLKGSIPKEIGTLTKLCNLDLSNNNLDGKLPPTLSNLTQLEYLDVSFNFLSGIIPSTLGHCKELISFSLASNQIEGPIPLELGNLTRLYYLDLSNNLLTDLIPSTFIQLVSLNDLNLGSNQIGGSIPVQIGNLTSLCSLDLSNNSFSGSIPFQIGALTQLQYFLMELNQINGSIPSQFINLPSLKGLDLSHNKLSGPLPPNIASTSGRTIDLSHNFLTGDIPSIFGVNSMMESLDLSYNNFTGKLHKELANLISINLSYNSLDFSQDIMSSKSQLPDYCYFQPESLIGCNTPSFASCHSTPKTQLPHSAKTKHLLVIVLPITCIILLTIIAIILLARRTKSKKLEKRTAKNGDLFSIWNYDGKIAFEDIIEATQDFDIRYCIGTGAYGSVYRAQLPSGKVVAVKKLHQRESQNPSFDRSFRNEVKMLTEIRHRNIVKLHGFCLHSQCMFLVYEYMEKGSLFYALRIDDEAEELTWSHRVNILSGAANALSYMHHDCSPPIVHRDVTSNNILLNSELHAVVSDFGTARVLDPDSSNQTLKVGTYGYLAPELAYTLSVTEKCDVYSFGVVALETIMGRHPGDLILSLFNSSNKNIMVKDLLDSRISLPLCQKDAQAIVQVVTLALACLRSNPKSRPSMQQVAHELSNFKQSSLSLPLSEITVHQMIA from the exons ATGGTGGCAAAGTATAGTAACTTTGCTTTGCTTGTTACAGCAGTGGTGCTTGTGTTTTCTACCACAACCTCTTATAGGATATTCCCACCAAATGCACCCAACCTCACCACCGCGGCGGCGGCTTCGTCTTTCTTCAATAATTCGGAGAGACAGGCTTTAATACAGAGTGGCTGGTGGAGTCATGACCATAGTGACTTAAACCATTGCAAATGGACTGGCATCAGCTGTGACCGTGCTGGAAGAAGTGTTGAAGAGATTCATGGATGGGAATTGATTATTATTTCCGAATCATTGTGGCTACAGAActtgaatctcactgcctttcCCAACTTGGTCCATCTGTATCTTGATGAAATGGGGCTAAAGGGAAGCATTCCCAAAGAAATTGGTACTCTCACAAAGCTTTGCAATCTCGATCTGTCCAATAATAATCTTGATGGTAAGCTGCCGCCAACACTTTCAAACCTCACTCAACTTGAGTACCTTgatgtttcttttaattttcttagtGGCATCATTCCTTCTACTTTGGGCCACTGCAAGGAGttgatttctttttctcttGCTTCAAACCAAATTGAAGGTCCTATACCACTAGAACTAGGAAATTTGACAAGGTTATATTATTTAGATCTCTCCAATAATCTGCTAACAGACTTAATTCCATCAACTTTTATTCAGTTGGTGAGTTTAAATGATCTCAACCTTGGATCAAATCAAATTGGAGGTTCTATACCAGTACAGATAGGGAATCTAACAAGTTTATGTTCATTGGATCTTTCGAACAACTCCTTTTCTGGTTCAATCCCCTTTCAAATAGGAGCTTTAACTCAGTTGCAATATTTCCTCATGGAACTCAATCAAATTAATGGTTCTATTCCTTCACAATTTATAAATTTGCCTAGTCTAAAAGGTTTAGATCTTTCTCATAATAAGTTGTCTGGTCCACTACCACCAAATAttgcaagcacaagtggtagGACTATAGACCTTAGTCATAATTTTCTCACTGGTGATATCCCATCTATCTTTGGAGTGAATTCAATGATGGAGAGTTTGGATCTCAGTTATAATAATTTCACAGGTAAACTGCACAAAGAACTTGCTAATCTTATATCCATAAACCTTTCATACAATTCCCTTGACTTTTCTCAAGACATCATGAGCTCAAAGTCACAGTTACCTGATTATTGTTACTTTCAACCAGAGTCATTAATTGGTTGCAACACACCAAGCTTCGCATCCTGCCATTCTACCCCAAAAACCCAACTTCCACATAGTGCTAAAACTAAGCACCTGCTTGTAATAGTTCTTCCTATAACCTGCATCATTCTTCTCACAATTATAGCGATAATACTTTTGGCAAGACGCACCAAAAGTAAGAAACTCGAGAAAAGAACGGCAAAAAATGGAGACTTATTTTCTATATGGAACTATGATGGAAAAATTGCATTTGAAGATATCATTGAAGCAACACAGGACTTTGATATCAGATATTGCATAGGAACTGGTGCATATGGTAGTGTATATAGAGCACAACTTCCAAGTGGCAAAGTTGTTGCAGTGAAGAAACTTCACCAAAGGGAGTCACAGAATCCTTCTTTTGACAGGAGCTTTCGCAACGAGGTAAAGATGTTAACAGAAATCCGCCATAGAAACATTGTCAAGCTCCATGGATTTTGTCTTCATAGTCAGTGTATGTTTCTAGTTTATGAATACATGGAAAAAGGAAGCTTATTTTATGCCTTGAGAATTGATGATGAAGCTGAAGAGCTAACTTGGAGCCATAGGGTGAATATACTTAGTGGAGCTGCTAATGCATTGTCTTACATGCATCATGATTGTTCCCCACCAATAGTTCACAGAGATGTAACAAGCAACAACATTTTGTTGAACTCAGAGTTGCATGCTGTTGTCTCTGACTTTGGCACCGCTAGAGTTCTTGATCCAGATTCTTCAAACCAAACCTTGAAAGTTGGAACATATGGATATCTTGCTCCAG AATTGGCATACACATTGAGTGTGACAGAAAAATGTGATGTATATAGTTTCGGAGTGGTGGCATTGGAAACAATAATGGGAAGACATCCGGGAGATCTTATCTTGTCTTTGTTCAACTCTTCTAACAAAAACATAATGGTAAAAGATCTCTTGGATTCACGCATCAGTTTACCATTATGTCAAAAGGATGCTCAAGCTATAGTTCAAGTGGTAACATTGGCATTGGCATGCTTGCGCTCTAATCCAAAATCAAGACCATCAATGCAGCAAGTGGCTCATGAGCTTTCTAATTTCAAACAATCATCACTGTCTTT
- the LOC130958441 gene encoding MDIS1-interacting receptor like kinase 2-like isoform X2 — translation MVAKCSNCALLIIAVVLLFSTTGSYRIFPPNAPNLTTVEPPSSSFNNSERQALIQSGWWGSHHAIDPNHCYWRGVSCDDAGSVVGIYGWELNYESKLLQLQTLNFTAFPNLVSMSLDGMGLTGSIPKEIGCKGFHAKSLIGNTPRSVNSSVQVQKTEKPRNLIVIALPITCCFLFIIFVGILCYIRCTNKVKFEQSSKKDGDLFSIWNYDGKIAFEDIIEATQDFDIRHCIGTGAYGSVYKAQLPSGKIVALKKLHQRESQNPSFDKSFRNEIKMLSQIRHRNIVKLHGFCLHNRCMFLVYEYMERGSLFYALSMDDDEAKELSWSKMVNIISGTANALAYMHHDCFPPIVHRDVTSNNILLNSELHAVVSDFGTARLLDPDSSNQTLQVGTYGYLAPELAYTMTVTEKCDVYSFGVVALETLMGRHPGVLILSLFNSSNKYIMIKDLLDSRIRLPLCQRDTQAIVQVLTLALACLRSDPKSRPSMQQVAYELSNFEQSSLSLSFSEISVFQLIA, via the exons atggTGGCAAAGTGTAGTAACTGTGCTTTACTGATTATAGCAGTGGTGCTTTTGTTTTCTACCACAGGCTCTTATAGGATATTCCCACCAAATGCACCCAACCTCACCACCGTGGAGCCGCCTTCCTCTTCCTTCAATAATTCGGAAAGACAGGCATTGATTCAGAGTGGCTGGTGGGGTAGTCATCACGCCATTGACCCAAACCATTGCTATTGGCGGGGCGTTAGCTGCGACGATGCTGGAAGTGTTGTAGGGATTTACGGATGGGAATTGAATTACGAATCCAAATTATTGCAGCTACAGACCTTGAACTTCACGGCCTTCCCCAATTTGGTTTCTATGAGTCTTGATGGAATGGGGCTTACCGGAAGCATCCCCAAAGAAATTG GCTGCAAAGGTTTTCATGCAAAATCATTAATTGGTAATACTCCAAGGTCTGTCAATTCTTCCGTTCAAGTTCAAAAAACCGAAAAACCAAGGAACCTAATTGTAATTGCTCTTCCCATCACTTGTTGCTTTCTCTTTATCATTTTTGTGGGCATATTATGTTATATTCGATGCACCAATAAAGTTAAATTTGAACAAAGTTCAAAAAAGGATGGAGACTTGTTTTCCATATGGAACTATGATGGGAAAATTGCATTTGAAGACATCATCGAAGCAACACAGGATTTTGATATTAGACACTGCATAGGAACTGGCGCTTATGGCAGTGTGTACAAAGCCCAACTTCCAAGTGGCAAAATTGTTGCATTGAAGAAACTTCACCAAAGAGAGTCACAAAATCCATCTTTTGACAAGAGCTTCCGCAACGAGATTAAGATGTTATCACAAATTCGTCATAGAAACATTGTCAAGCTTCATGGATTTTGTCTCCACAATCGGTGCATGTTTTTGGTATACGAATACATGGAACGAGGAAGCTTATTTTATGCCTTAAGcatggatgatgatgaggctAAGGAGCTAAGTTGGAGCAAAATGGTGAATATCATTAGTGGAACAGCTAATGCTTTGGCATACATGCATCATGACTGTTTCCCACCGATAGTTCATAGAGATGTAACAAGCAACAACATTTTGTTGAACTCAGAGTTGCATGCTGTTGTCTCGGACTTCGGAACTGCTAGACTTCTTGATCCTGATTCTTCAAATCAAACATTACAAGTTGGAACGTATGGATACCTTGCACCAG AATTGGCCTATACAATGACTGTGACAGAAAAGTGCGATGTTTACAGCTTTGGAGTGGTGGCATTGGAAACATTAATGGGAAGACATCCAGGAGTTCTAATATTGTCATTGTTCAACTCGTCTAACAAATACATAATGATAAAAGATCTCTTGGATTCACGCATCCGCTTACCATTATGTCAAAGAGACACTCAAGCTATAGTTCAAGTGCTGACATTGGCATTGGCATGCTTGCGCTCTGATCCAAAGTCAAGACCATCAATGCAGCAAGTGGCATATGAACTTTCTAATTTTGAACAATCATCATTGTCTTTGTCCTTTTCTGAAATCTCAGTTTTTCAGTTGATAGCTTAA
- the LOC130963427 gene encoding MDIS1-interacting receptor like kinase 2-like produces the protein MNKHGTYRKHPKEISTLTKLSYLDMFHNNLHGVLHKELAAIWHINLSYNSFNFSQEVGMKSELPEYCSFKEDSLIGCNTPDFRSCHYVSQTSTIKHLIIIAVPVTCIILIFTILAILLFARRTKNIIEATQDFDIRYCIGTGGYGSVYRAQLPSGKVVALKKLHQLESQNPSFDKSFRNEVKIGSLLYALRMDDEAEELSWSQRVNILSGTVQYELLLELCSINKVCSLIALLYLYLVFI, from the exons ATGAATAAG CACGGGACTTACCGGAAGCATCCCAAAGAAATTAGTACTCTCACTAAGCTTTCGTATCTTGATATGTTCCATAATAATCTTCATG GTGTATTGCACAAGGAACTTGCTGCAATATGGCATATAAACCTTTCATACAATTCCTTTAACTTTTCTCAAGAAGTTGGCATGAAGTCAGAGTTACCTGAGTATTGTTCTTTTAAAGAAGATTCCTTAATTGGTTGCAATACACCAGACTTCAGATCTTGCCATTATGTCTCACAAACTAGTACAATTAAGCAcctcattataattgctgtccCTGTCACCTGCATCATTCTTATATTCACAATTCTAGCAATATTGCTTTTCGCAAGACGCACCAAAA ATATCATTGAAGCAACACAGGACTTTGATATCAGATACTGCATAGGAACTGGTGGATATGGCAGTGTGTATAGAGCACAACTTCCAAGTGGCAAAGTTGTTGCATTGAAGAAACTTCATCAATTGGAGTCTCAAAATCCTTCTTTTGACAAGAGTTTCCGCAATGAGGTCAAGAT AGGAAGCTTACTTTATGCCTTGAGAATGGATGATGAAGCTGAGGAGTTAAGTTGGAGCCAAAGGGTGAATATACTTAGTGGAACAG TTCAGTATGAACTACTGCTTGAGCTATGCTCAATCAACAAAGTTTGTTCCTTGATCGCATTGTTGTATTTGTATCTCGTGTTCATTTGA